TCTCTGAAATGCCACCACATCTAGGGCCATTAAgtatactaataataatgttTTTCCATCCTAAATCAATACAAGTCTCTTCACCCTTCTCCTAAACCCAGTTACACTAACATCTAAAATCATATTACTCTGCTCTGTTGGACTCCTTGGTCTTAACTCCACAAAACCACACTATCACAATATAAGCCCACAGCAAATCCAAACTGGACCCAACTTCTCCATAAACCAATGTTCGTATCAATATAACCACTCCTTTCCACAAATGCGTTGCTAAATCAACCAATCAATGAACTTTTTCTTTCTagagtattgtttttttttaggttttattTATGAGAAACAACATAATCAAATAACAATGcaataaagaataaaaatatgATCTACATAATTACATGGAATATTCTCTCTTCACTGAGGTTCTTTTTAAATACAACCCTGCCTTCATCATCCACTATGGTGTTGCCAAATCCAATTGATGAATTTTCTTTCATTGAATACATAGCATCTATCTCCAAAGACTTCAAAACCAAATGATCTAATGGGAATGTAAAACCCACGCTTTGTTCTTTCCCTTGTCAATGTCAATGGAATGATGAAATGATAATTTTCTCGTAATTTTTCTAAAGGATTATTTATTATAAACCACATGATCTACTGAGAAATGAAGGGAACAATGATCCCACGGGCATGGCACGGTGGTAAAGCAGGTGGGGATAACATGAGGATCGGAGGTTCGATTCCCAACGGTGACAAGGTCTTGGTGTGCTTTGTAGCCCCTCAGGGGGTCCCATCCGCATGACGTAAAGGAGGGGCCATGGGAGAGTGACCGCTTCCTGAAAGTCAACCCAAGTGTGAATAAGCTGTGACCGCATCCGGATTAACATTGGGAGGTGCATCAGGGGAGAAGGTCGCCGACCCGTGGGTTCAGTGCCACACCAGgggggtccaaagggcttgtcggtggctggagttcccgcgtgaattaaaagaaaaaaatgaaggggtcaaaaaaattatatacataatCACACATAAGAAGCAAAGGATTTATGCAGTTCTGTGGTACGGTTATCTCCACAGAGGAGATCAAATCCACTGCCAAACAAAGAATTGGGATAACAAAACACTCCAGGCACTTCTCCTGGCCCAAAAGACAAAAAACAACAACCAAACCAATTCTGCTCCAAGAGAGAATTTTTACTTAAGCTACAACTAAAAACATCCATACAGCTTCTAAGATGGTGTTGGGAAACATGGATTTGGAGCCTTGGATTTGAAATTATTTGGATTTTATCAACGGATAAATTATCAATAGATAAGAAGATTTAAAAACAGAAGgattaatttatcaaaaaaaaacaaataaggtCAAGAATATAACATCTTGATTAGCAATCAATTCTAAATGTTACCTCGAATAAGTGATCCAAGAAAAAATGTGATAAAGATCCAGCAGAAATCAAAAACAAACACTGTCGTCGATTAAGGGGCGCCTGCACCATAAAATCCAAAGATATGGTGAATCCCACATTTAGCTAAGATCAACAAATATAGTAACTTAAAGCAAGTTTCCACTTTCCATATCTGATAGCTACTGTCCAACAGATACTTCATAGACTCGGAATTCTTTGTCAAAATTCGAAAATAAGTTTCCCTTTTTGTTCATTCTTTTCCAATATTCTAGATATGAAGATTGACCATTCCGATGTGGATTTTATTAGTGTCCAATCAAAATAATCAACccaccaaaatccaaaacccaaattgaaatttgCACATTTCACCCAGAATACACAGTAAATCAAGCCAAAATcggaaagaaaattgaaaaaatggAGATTTCATTGCTGAGCACAAACCCCGGAAAAAGAATCAAGAAAACCCCTTTGGAGGAGAACCCGAGAGACCCAAGAGTAGAGTAGAGACAGAGGGAAGCCCAGAATCAAGATATAGTAGAAGGGGTCGTGGATGAGCTCAGCCACGGAGGAGACGGAGGAGCCGCCGCGGGCGAAGGTGGAGGCGAGCCACTCGGCGAAGGAACCGATATCGGGGCCGAAGAAGGCGTTGAGAGCGTAGGTAAGGGAGTGGTGCGGGCCGAACCGACCGCCGGAGACGCTGGTCAGACCCACGGCGGAACCCAGGGCGTACATCATGTGCGGACCCGGACCTGGCATGGCTGCAGTGAATTGCGCGCACCACAGCCGCCTGAGAAAAACCAAATCTTTACCGCAAGAGAAGCCGCCGTGCTCGGGCACGGATTTTGCTCTCGTTACGCCGTCGTTTTACGCTACAGTGGAACTTACTGGTGGACTTGCTGAGTCACCCCGAGCAGCCCAACGAGTGCGAGTCCGACGCTCCCGGGTCGATTCTGATTTCTGCGTACAATTTTACTCCGGAAGTGGAAATATATTAATTCTAAACATTAATTGGAGTtacattaatatatatacaattcatgagaattaatattttattaaaataattaagtataattttttaataataatcaTCAAGTAGATGCACATACATAACTCCTTAAATATTTATGGTTTCTTATACATTCTAAATCCAGTATAAAAATCCACAACAAAATTCAATTATAATTTCTTAATCACACACCAAGCCCCTGTTATATTGATACTTGATCTCCATATACTTTCTTCTACCATAAAAATTTGATTCTTTGTCAAAGCAATAATAGACTTATCTATTATAGATTGATATAATATAGATTAAACATGTGGATATTTTTCATTGGTTTATAACAAAGTTAGTTAGTATTAGTTACATTCAACTCTGTATAAATACAGAGCATTCATTTGTAATTGGTTCAGATTGAATAATGTGATTTACTTCTCGTCTTTTAGTCTGCTTTCTGTTTCAATCTTGATACTCtatttcatggtatcagagagaAATACTTAAGCTTCCGTTTCTACATCCAGCATGGATAATATTCCAAGTTGCTATCACCTCCAAAATGGTGATTCGTCAGGAACAGTTCTGGTGTCAAATATCCTCATCGGGGACAATTATCATACATGGAGCAGGTCCATGATTATGGCATTCAAAACAAAGAACAAAATTGGATTCGTGGATGGATCGATTTCTCAACCGAGCTTCACAGATGATTCGTATGAATTCTAGGAAAGATGCAACAATATGATGTCTTCTTGGTTGATCAACTCTATTTCGAAGGAGATTGGTTGTAGCATAATATGTGCAAAAATAGTGAGAGATATGTGGCTGGATTTAAATAATCGATTTACTCAAGGTAATGGTCCAAGAATCTATCAATTGTAAAAAGATTTATCAGTTTTGGTTCAAGCAGATTTGTCTATGTGAGATTACTATACAAGATTCAAGTCTTTGTGGGATGAATTGTCGAATTATAATCAAATTCCTACATGTTCATGTGGAGCTTTACAAAAGTGCAATTGCGGTGCAATAAAGATATTTCTGAGTTATCAAGATCGATAGCATGTAATACAGTTTTTGATGGGTTTAAATGACTATTTTTCTCATATCAGAGGACAAATTTATAATGCTAGATCCGTTGCCAAACATAAACAAAGTTTTTTCTTTGATGATGCAAGAAGAAAAACAAAGGGAAATTAGCAACCAAACTAACCGCAATATATTCTGTCACGACTAGGGTTGCAAATGAGTCGAGGAATGGACTCTTTTCACGTATTTGggttttctctacaaaataaaactcttagCAAGATTCAAGCaaataaatcacaatatacaaaatatatatcatacacaagacaaataaaataaaaagtagggagagaaaatcaacactaggatttttacgtggtttgactccaagcctacgtccacgccttagcaccaagtcaagaATTCCACTATCCACAAAAGGATACTCTTTTACCggcagagaagccttacaacttgggaacaaatccttaCACTCAGAAACAAATCCCTacctgctcacaaagagcctttggttcaccaagaatcttcaccaaacggttcataaaaaacctttacaaccaagAAAATGATTTACACaagatgctcctcaaatgagctaatttgcaaataaaaaacaaacctcacacttaatctctcaagtaatgattcacacaagattagagaggaagagagaatgaACACTtgatgttgagaattccacttgtgagtttatctcacattgaaaaatttgagtggatgatgggtgcttatacaTGGTTGGGCCAAATAcacaataggcttaagcttttgggtcaagttggtgctcacccatgtgtatcaagcatacCTATAGACTCCtacggtcctaacaagtggtattagagccgatAGTTCGTAACTTGGGGCAAACAAGAGTATAAAGTTGAGATGTGAAGCTAATTCCCctaacgtgctaacagttggaggaccaagtgtgtgaccgaggccaataaggatcatctaggctggggatggatccaaatagggtcaagacgtgggaggtaggattggttcgaaggcacatggaatgcaatccgagACACGTAAGACACCAgcggtaaggcccacttgagcaactattggggaattaggcttactcccataagggagatggtTTCCGTCCAATGGGGAGcagttgaaactcacaagtgaggagaagattgttgagaattccacttgtgagcttgtcccacattggataaattgagtagatgatgggtgtttatatacatggttgggtccaagacccaatattaagcttttgggtcaagttggtgctcacccatgtgtatcaagcacacctatggactcctaCGGTCCTAACACTTGAAATGAATAACTAAATGCAAAATGTTTAAGTTTTGTAAtcaaagatgtttttcactaagaatgataaAAAATCATCCTTAAAAaagtctaagaacttgtatttataataaaaaaatgggCTACTAaccgttttatggccattgggggGTTTGATTAAAAAACTACTTTAAAAACTAGCTGTTTTTCACCCGTTGGTGTTATGTCACCGTCCAAAATCATCAACAGTTTTTTATTGGCtctctgaaaccatcgacggtttcctacATATGTTGATGATTACTCCAAataagaaaaagtcatcaacatgaaagttgtgggattttttcttaactttccatagccACCAAGATCGTCCTATTTAGACCTTTCTTGCAAacgttatgccccaaataccgaaaggtgtttagGACTTGAGGCTGCACTACATTAAACAATGATTGCTcgatttttccttgtcaaaaagccttttgatgacttaaaacattcttgaacaaaaatatatgaaatatattaagtctaataaagtttaatacttgtccaaatgagtttccccttgaatataagatGTCTTGTTattaaaaacacatttgaaaaatcattttgatatcttatatacttgtatgtcccttaatgaaaatatactttactttctttgaaCCCTTAAGACATAAGAACAACAAGTTTGGTCAATAGTTTGCAAATACTTCACCACAAACTGGGGCAGAAGATATAGTTTGGGGGAAGggaattttgagccttagtttccttatttttttgagAACCCGTATCCTTAGGCCTACATTTCGTTCCAAGTCCCAAAGTCCATCTCGAGATCAAAACAAGAGTTCGAGTTTCACTAAACTATGAGCAACAACCAAAACAAGAAAGCGACATTGGTTTCCCAGCAAAAACATAAGAGGAGAGGTTTTTTCTCCGACAAAATTGGGGCAATCGACAAAAGGAGAGTGTCAATTATTCAGCCTGATAAAGTAACATCAATGTCACATGACTTTCGAATACtggtataaaattttcctttcaaaatagcatgaacatggtaaaacatctattttgtgtatatgaccttttgattcagcaaattgatgtcctaaatgcatggtAATTCattattcccaaaaaaaaaaacactctctAGGAAGGATGTTTGTTCAAAGAAGCTCAGTTATGATCACCGATGTGATTTCCTATGAAAAAGGTCTTTGTGGGGGAAATGGAATATAGACAAAATCAATAGCAAATGCATCAATTGGAGCAAATGTCAGACAAACCAATCCAGGGACCCTCGTATTGGATTGGAATTTGGAAAGTGGCCAAGATCAGAGTAGGGGTTGTTGATTATGGGCACgttggaaaaagaaagttcatgcatcaacatgcattgcataaaaaagaaaatacaaacgGCATCTCATGCAACGTGCATACATCTCCgcattcatgcatcattatgcacacatacgTATAGCCatatatcactgcattctagcatcacaagtagcAACCTACATACATATAGTAATATAGCACCATTCATTCATTTTTGTCTTGTTGAATAGGTTTTTGAATGTCCCTTTGCACCCCTTACTGAGTCGTTTCTATCATGCAAGTATCCGAAATTGAAACCTCccagaaattttgaaaatatcataaaattatttagaaaatcctacaaaattttgaaacaaatttaggagttattttcataaaatattttcttgattttatgtATCCCCATGATTGTAACAAAAGGGTACGAGCTTTTCAAGCTTCATGtaccccggttatgagggaatatatatatatatatatatatatatatatattatgtaaataCTTGTATGATGCATTCATGTACATTTACAAtttgtaaattcataaaaaggagtaacaTAAAAGGCTTTTTGAATTAACTTtgggataattttataattaattaggtatgcGCGTAGGAGGTGCTCGTACCTTCACCTCGCATAATCGAACTCCCAATCCCGGTTTTGGTAACGCGgatcgattctacccttaattggctagtaatcaagtgttttaatcacactaaaaggttagtggcgactccattacatCATTTCCCCCAAAAACCAAAATCATACACTTTTCATTCGCCTCGTTCTGTCTGAAACGTTGCAACACATATCAATTCATTTATCACAATAATCGCAACCAGTTTATTATaaagaattaatctcatgtcacacgGTTTGAATGTTATATCATACCCTAATAATTTGACTAGAGAAATTATATCACATAATACTCAGTTTCAATCGgttggattttgaaaatacaacTAGCATAACGTTTCTAGAATCATAAATtctagtttaatcggttcaattttaataaaaagttggtataatttattctccttacttgATCTTGAGAAAATGCCTAAAAAGATCAGGAGATGAAGATCCCAGTTTTACGAAACTGTCACAGAAACTGATCCGACAATCTGAAAGAGATGAGAAAGACATTCAGGCAGCGAGAGCGGCTTTGAGTGAGCgtagaagtgagagagagtcgcGTAAgggatgtgagagagagagagagagagagagagagagagagagagaaatgatttttctaaaaacaaatgACCTAAAAACAAATGGTTTGGCCTGCGCCAAACCTAAATCCCCCGTGTACTACTCTCGCTTGTTTGGACATGCAAGAAAATCGTAGACGATTTTTCTGAGTcccaccaaaccatcgacggtttggtcctagccaaacccttttccttcttttttcttatttttcctttccttcatatatttttcttttttttttttatttttttttcctgtgTTCAAATCTCTacatttgggaagaaaggtaagctgaaccctaggtatattgggtcgttTGAGATACTGGAAAGAATTGGTCTAATTGCCTACAGGGTGGCATTACCTCCGGTTCTATCTAGGACCCATGACATATTCCACatgtctatgttgaggaaatacgtcccaaatccttcacacatgatcagttatgaatcactGGAACTCAAAGATACTCTATCATATAAAGAGGTGCcggttcagattctggaccaaaaGGAACAGGAATTATGTACAAAAAGGATCCCTTTGGTAAAAGTACTTTGGCGcaatcacgcagttgaggaagtttcatgggagttgCAAGGTAGGGTAGTTAGTTATAAGtaagtgtttttggttttaggttatgactcgttttgggagaattttgttttTATGTAATTGATTATAATCTCCCCAGACCTTtattataaccacggtattcccccgccataagtgagggtaattaataaaatttcaagtGATTTTCCCTAAATGATAGTACAAGcgataaatagtaaattttgaggatgaaatttttataagaaagggagaatgtagagacccaaaaaataataaaaataaaaataataaagaaaataggaAATTTGGTTGGCacagaccaaaccgtcgatggttttggtggagctcagaaaaccatcaacgattttgagTTACTACAGCCGAGTAAAGgtaaaacaatagaaatagggttTAGTCAAAAACCAAACCGTCAACTGTTtcccaaaccgtcaacagttatGCTCCAAGTCCAAAACCTATAAATATGTTTCAAGTCATTTTTTTTAGTTAAAactcattcctctctctctctctctctctctctctctctctctctctctctctctctctctctctctctctctctctctctcttcattttctccctcAAATCTTACCCGAATTGACGATTGGACACTACCACAAGATCCTAGGTTCAACCCTCATCATTTTAATCGGAGCGTATTTGTGTTTTGagaatcctaggcaccactccaaggttgatGTAAGGAAATGAATTATATGCGTTGTTTTTAGGATTTAATTGGTTAATCGGAGTGTGTGAACTTAGGAATGTTAAAATGGTATTTATCttggggttgagctgattaaattagggtatatggatacagGGTGTTGTGCGAATGCCGCAGACATTGTTCTAGGATCTCTGCAAGCATTTCTTCAGAAAAcaagtaagtggaataaattatgtcagacaTTTTGGAAATCAGTTGATTAATATAAAGCatgagaaaataataataataataataataataataataataataataataataataataataataataataataatgtaaaggATTTTCTAACATACCCAACATTTGAAAATACTGATTTTggaatatcatatatttatctaggtaattattaatttatgaaatattacttaaaaaatttgtgtggcatgagtattggtTTTGTTACCGTATATATATTatgtgggaatattttatgacagaatgtgatttatactggcaGATATTGCGATATGgtagaatatgattttatatctaatatgtgggaatattttatgacagaatgtgatttatactagcttatgagaaatattgaaaatacAAACATGGTATTTTGATACcgagaaatgtgatttatatagacatgatatttttgatattgagattactgcggaaattgtggaaatgagaaccccgATAGACTAGTGATGTACTTGAGAGTACGGTACAGTTGCTAGGaaatgagttagtgcaaccacacttctcggGGAGAGTGTTGGTCTTGGAAGAAAATTGGGCCTGCGGAGAGTTGTTGACCTCCCCTGGGTCCAGACCAGGCTGCAATGggtcaatcgtactatagacgaaaattgttttgacttagcctggcgaaccaaccatggctaagtcccgccttcaggccgcacaacccgatcatgtaaGGTGATTACATGACGGTGATATATGGATGTCCACTCaagttggttcctcattacagacataATGAAGCTACTTTTACAGACATGTTGGGTTTCGAACCCAGGAAAACGTATTGAGCACATACATATTTTTAAGAAAAGACATGGttgcaaacatatatatatatatatatatatgtatgtatgtatgtatgtatgtatgtatgtatgtatttatatggACATAAGTATAGATTTCATGATTACTcagttaaaatatttattaaatgaacGTGTTTTGATTCATTcaaactcatgttaccacacaatgacaataatttattccatcttattgggaggtgtctcactttttaatattttaacatttcaggaaatctagagagacgaACTTAGAGAGCTCCGGGCAGGATTAGTGATTTTGGGGATTGAAGTTAGTGTCGGTGAGACACTGCTGTTTTATCTTTGTATAGTTATGTTTATGTACCTTGGGTTATATGAGTGGTTTGGGAGAAAGAAACTTTTGTATTATGATGatattagtactctggtatgtattgtATATGGGAAGTATATATATTATGTTTCTATTGTATTGTAATATAGCTTATAGACAGTCGTACCCAGTAACCCACTTGGGGGTCGGGCGGTTTATATATGGTATCAAGGTTTCATtcaaaaaaaatagtaaaattttcgGGTTGTCACAATACTTCAAgtaattatttttactatagtaGCACTCTAATTTGTACTACCATCTTTATTACAATTATGACACCAAACTTGAGATCTCTATCACTTTTGTGAAGTATTACTATTGCGTTCGCTTCCGTAACCTCATCTATAATTTTTTTCTTCCTTCATTCTCATATAGTCAATTTCTGGGGAATGATTCTCGTTGTTCTTTATTACTCTTACCTTTTATATTTAACTGACTTTGCAGGGATTCCTTTACATCAACTCATAATTTTTCATTTAACCATTGTTTATAAGCCTATAATGTTGTCAACAATTCTTCCAGTTTCATAGTAGTCAAATGTAACCACCTGCctattttttctatatatatattttttacataCTAACATTTGTAATAATTCTAATATCTTGCTAAGTTGTCgaagtcatgatcaacctggtcCCATGAGTACCGGGGATATACGTgtcatatatctctgatacctaagcagtgaaaacataaattacaaacATACCACCCAACtagatacaataccagagttctactaaatctatcatatgtatatatatatagtcatcaaccaaaaagtaacctagggtcaACTTCCAAATACCAAACTAGCCCTAGCTCATCTacttacccttttgacagggtagCTCAGTCAACCTCTACCGTTGCGGAACTCTATCCgcccttctacctggatttcctgaaatgtttgtaatgttggggtgagacacctttcagtaagggagataaactaacgTCAGTATGTAGCAACATGAGTACTtacgtgttatacatataaacagtacataaacCATATCTGTATCTTTTCTAAATAAACATGTTTTGGCATAGCATAACATAACATACTAATTTTTGTATATGCAAATCATTTTATATAATTATACAacactgaaataacacccaggatggatagctagttgatgtcacatcttacccccacatgattaggttgtgcagcccgaaggtgagacctagcaatggctgacctaccacgctagatcaaacataagtctgtaagtacgatgggcctgctccacctggtccagactgccagggggACAACTCCACTTTatactgaagccacatcgactgccatctcccacactctggtcgtgtggtagcactatcataatccTGAACATATAGCTAaaataccgtgctcctgaaaactaaactaagccatccaggttttgatatcatatagtatgtttcatatactgaacatagctatttcatgtttcataataatatctgacatgataatatgtTATAAATTCTGTCATAAATTACATGCTCACGGCATCTGCACTAGCATATTATGACATGAAAATCACAACATTTACATCGGCATATTATAACGTACtgtacatgaaattcttgcactatttagtggttttcttgaaaattgtcataacatgcttattctgaagaaaacatattattctaGTATACttaattatatggaaatttatactcatgccacacaaaagtgggTAACATTCTTAACATAAAATCtaaactaaaatcatatttttctgaTAAAATGCATTAAAATCATTTCTctattcaacagcagtattcccaaacataattctataacatacatatttttttgaaattaactactgtaaaataataaaaaatttcatgaaaatgctTACTTAgcttatccctttacctgacttactgagaagcccacaatttaACCAAACCTACACCCATGGCATTCCTAGCACGACaccctgaaatttatattttccgcaacaaaacttcagtattatcttaccaTATATACTTCCttagtccaaaaacaccaaaaaccttataaaacttaaaaaacccaacttacccaaattttgagatGGTGGCCAAATTTgcctaaccaacaaattactccagtaaatttgtagagaatcttcctaggagtaatgTGGCGGCTTCCAATCATCGAACCGGCATGTAACAAGgccgaaattctagagagaaggaggagaaagcaaatttttagagagagaaatggtcctgcatgcaattctcttatagaaaaatgatttttgactTTTTATAGAGtgtttgtccacgtggcctcatcgatgagccaggtcacttcgtcgacgagtacaagaaggggtttcgttgatgaacacttactcctcatcgacgaaattcaggcctTGGAAATCTCGataaattctcatcgacgagacacgtgtccacgtcgacgatcccaagaagtctgttcgtcgacgagaccctgttatGACCcactttaaaatttcctttcctctcatttcttttattatttagttgctataattttttttttctctacattctctcttccttataaaatttcgtcctcaaaatttactatctatattgaacaccatcctttgaggaaaataagctacttattttattacttaccctcacttatgaagaaggaatatcgtggttacattcaaggttctgggagattacaaatacataaaacaaaaattctctcaaaaccaaaatactacctactatcACAAAGATTATTACATGCATGACTAACCTGcataaaagaaacttaacatacttacctgTATCTTTCCTAATTACTGCTGGTCCCCACTGAAGAGGTGTGAGTATTTCTGtcaaatttcttcttcaagctcccaagaagcttcttccaccctgtgattcctccacatgacttttactaaTGGCATTTGCTTACTACATAGTTCCTGTTCCTTcatgtccagaatctgcactaggGTTTCCTCATAAGTTAAGGTATCACTGAGTTTTAATTCTGCATAACTAATGACATAAGAGGGATctaagacgtatttccttaacatagaaacatgaaatatgtcatgtattctaAACAAAACTAGTGGTAAAgttaacttgtaggcaactggacccactctctcaagtatctcaaatgggccaataaacctagggcccaacttacccttcctcccaaacctcataactcctttcagtggcactattttcaaaaacacgtggccacccacttcaaatttcaactTTCGGCAGTGAGTATC
The Malania oleifera isolate guangnan ecotype guangnan chromosome 13, ASM2987363v1, whole genome shotgun sequence DNA segment above includes these coding regions:
- the LOC131146818 gene encoding uncharacterized protein LOC131146818 isoform X1; its protein translation is MPGPGPHMMYALGSAVGLTSVSGGRFGPHHSLTYALNAFFGPDIGSFAEWLASTFARGGSSVSSVAELIHDPFYYILILGFPLSLLYSWVSRVLLQRGFLDSFSGAPLNRRQCLFLISAGSLSHFFLDHLFEENGHSSMYTWILSTGWWKGRAPINPDAVVVIGFLCSCLIGGFIYINRVRSSKSIRKQSTQQIKLLLAVAALYSLWCASQIYWVKPRQPAVGEEADLGVIVFLAIYFFLPHSLCIMAMNPKDLDMEQLPP
- the LOC131146818 gene encoding uncharacterized protein LOC131146818 isoform X2; translation: MPGPGPHMMYALGSAVGLTSVSGGRFGPHHSLTYALNAFFGPDIGSFAEWLASTFARGGSSVSSVAELIHDPFYYILILGFPLSLLYSWVSRVLLQRGFLDSFSGAPLNRRQCLFLISAGSLSHFFLDHLFENHAGFRFTPQCAGKWAFVHVYLDFKHGLVERPSTHQSRCCCCHRLFMLLLNWWLHIYQQGEVLKVYQKTINSTN